The following is a genomic window from Burkholderia oklahomensis C6786.
CGGCTTGCGCAGCGTCGATACGGCCTCGGGCACGATCGCGACGCCGCGTCCCGCCGCGACGAGCGCGATCATCGTCGTCATCTGCGACGCGCTCGGCCCGCGCCGCGGCGTGAAGCCCGCCGTCGCGCACAGGTCGAACGCCTTGCGGTCGAGCGTCGAGCCGTAGCCCGGCGGAAACAGCACGAACGTCTCGTCGGCGAGCCGCTCGACGGCAAGCGACGCCTCGTTCGCGAGTTCGCGCTCTTCCGACACCGCGACGACGAGCGGCTCGGCCGCGATCGTCTTGACCCGGCATCCCTCGTAGTCCTCGATAGAATTCTTCCAGCCGATGCCGATGTCGAGCAACCCTTCCTTGATGCTGCGGCTCTGCTGCGCGGACGATGCCTCGACGAGCGACAGCTCGATGTCCGGAAACGAACGCGCGAAATTGCGGATCAGCGTGCCGAATGCATCGCAAAGCGGCACCGAGCTCGTATAGCCGAGCGCGACCTTGCCTTCCTTGCCGAGCGCCGCGCGCTGCGACGCGATCTCCGCGCGATGCACGGCGTCGAGCACTTCGCGCGCGTGCGGCAGGAAGAGTTCGCCTTCGGCCGTGAGCTTCACCGAGCGCGTCGAGCGATCGAACAGCCGCAAGCCGAGCTCGCCTTCGAGCGCGGAGATGTGCCGCGTGAGCGGTGGCTGCGCAAGGTGCAGACGCTGGGCCGCCTTGCCGAAATGAAGCTCCTCGGCGACGACGATGAAATAACGCAGGCGTCGTAGATCGATCATCTTTTTCGTTCCAAGTATCAATCTGTCGTAATTCGGTATTGGCATTAATCGACCTTAATGGGTGAGACTACGCCTCG
Proteins encoded in this region:
- a CDS encoding LysR substrate-binding domain-containing protein, which translates into the protein MIDLRRLRYFIVVAEELHFGKAAQRLHLAQPPLTRHISALEGELGLRLFDRSTRSVKLTAEGELFLPHAREVLDAVHRAEIASQRAALGKEGKVALGYTSSVPLCDAFGTLIRNFARSFPDIELSLVEASSAQQSRSIKEGLLDIGIGWKNSIEDYEGCRVKTIAAEPLVVAVSEERELANEASLAVERLADETFVLFPPGYGSTLDRKAFDLCATAGFTPRRGPSASQMTTMIALVAAGRGVAIVPEAVSTLRKPGVAYVPLTDASALIELVLMWREAGLSLAARSFVEWHEAHVAQRIEGMVGVD